GAGCTGATGAAAGAAACGGCAAAAATCGGCCGGGAATACGGTCTGCAAATACACACCCATATGGCAGAAACAAAGGATGAAGAGACATTTTGCCTGGAGAAATTCGGCCAGCGACCTTTTGATTACATGGAATCTCTGGACTGGATTGATTCCCATGCCTGGTTTGCCCATTGTATTTATCTGAATGAGGATGAAATCCGGCGTGGAGGCAAAGCAGGAATGGGTGTTGCTCACTGTCCCTCTTCCAATATGCGCCTTGGATCGGGTATTGCACACATCAAAGAGATGCTGAAAGCCGGAATCAGGGTGGGAATCGGCGTGGACGGATCCGCCTCCAACGATTCCTCCAATATGCTCATGGAACTCCGCCAGGCCATGCTTCTTTCCCGGTTGCGTGAGCCGGAATACCGCCTGACTGCCGGGGATGTTCTCTGGATGGGAACTGTTGGCGGGGCAAAAGCACTGGGCAGGGAGGATATCGGACAAATCCTTCCGGGTAAATGTGCCGACCTGATCATGGTTTCCATGGACCGCCTGGAATACGCCGGGGCTCAGCATGATCCGGCAGCTGCCCTGGTCTTTAATGTGGCCATGGAACCGGTGGATTATTCCATTGTGAATGGAAAGATCGTGGTGGAGAAGGGCACAATCAAGGGATTTGACGAAGTTTCCCACATTGCCCGCCATCAAACCCTGTCAGACCAGCTGGCAGCCAAAGCCCAAAACATTCTCCCGGATAAAAAATTGACCCGGTAACACACACCACCGGGCCAAAATTATTTATTAGTTCGATATTTGAATGCTACTTAAACAGAAACTTTAATACAGCTTCCATCAGGAGGTGCCTATCCCCTTTCTCCAAGATTGTTTCAAAGGGGAATCCCATGACAACATGGCGATAATCACCGTCGTAAGCCACAGCGGCACTGTAGTAATTATCCCCGTAACGGAGGATGGTTGTGGCCAGTGAATCCACCGGATCGATGGCATCCACCGCTTCAGCC
The Candidatus Neomarinimicrobiota bacterium DNA segment above includes these coding regions:
- a CDS encoding 8-oxoguanine deaminase, producing the protein MSILVKNPLLACRMKPDWKDGGDLLDPFSGGHIYIEDNQIVSAGPEPFSDHADIVIDASRMVVLPGLVNTHHHFFQTLTRNVLAAQNSELFDWLIIHYEIWRGISGEAFYVSAKTALAELLKSGCTTSSDHLYLFPRQAEEILIDREIEAARELGIRFQPTRGSMSMSKKDGGLPPDDVTQTEKEILKDTLRLIKTYHDPSPGAMTRIALAPCSPFSVTRELMKETAKIGREYGLQIHTHMAETKDEETFCLEKFGQRPFDYMESLDWIDSHAWFAHCIYLNEDEIRRGGKAGMGVAHCPSSNMRLGSGIAHIKEMLKAGIRVGIGVDGSASNDSSNMLMELRQAMLLSRLREPEYRLTAGDVLWMGTVGGAKALGREDIGQILPGKCADLIMVSMDRLEYAGAQHDPAAALVFNVAMEPVDYSIVNGKIVVEKGTIKGFDEVSHIARHQTLSDQLAAKAQNILPDKKLTR